The window GCAAGCCAAAGCTCTAGCGGGTCATGAGTACTgtacatgcagcagcagccgccacAAGGTGCTGGAATTCAATTGATGGGAGTTGTTCAGGATGGATGACCAACTGTGTGCTCACAATCATCGACCCCCTGTCGCCGTGATAGCACGCTTTGCCGTGTATGGGATAGCCTCAGCGAAGTCCGCTAGTCCCAACATGGGCACTGTCGGCATTCCGCTCACCTTCCAACTCGACCAGCCAAGCTCGATAAACCAAACCCAATACTGGACTTGAACTCTCATCAGCCCATTGAGCCACTCACGCGGGGCGCTCGGTGACTCGGCCCAGGGATTCTTTCATCACTCACTCGTAACCACACTCGTTCTGTATTAGGATCAAGGGAGCGAGCATCCTGAGTCTGGCCCGTGGTGCTTGATTGATCCGACGCAATGGAGGTTTCCACCGTGCCGTGTACGCTCTGCAGGAAGCGGCGGGTCAAGGTATGTACCGTGTCTTGTCTATGGCGAGCTGCCATCTCTGTTCGGATTGTGCGGTTGACTCACGTATTCCCAGTGCGACAAGCGCTTGCCGGGCTGTGCGCGCTGCGAAAAGGCATCTCGCTCATGTCCGGGCTACAACCATCTACGCAGGTTCCTTGACGAGAGCCAGAACCTCCGAAAGAAGTTCTCCTCGGCTGGTGCCAGTCCACAGGACAGTGGCCTTATCAAATCCGTAGACTCACGTCCTGTGACTGAGGCGCCTTCCATTGCTTCACCATATTCAGGCTCGCTTGATTCAATCTTGTTACCCACGACAGCCTCCGGAAGCAGTGACGTTGCTCAAACTCAGGCAACAACCCCAACTCCAATCCCGCCCGAAATTCAGCTTACGTCTCAAAATGATGCTCTGCAGGGATCTAGCTCTAGCCTGGATAGGGCTGGCCAAGGCAGCTTTTCTATCAGCCAAGATATTCAAGACACGTCCTTTATCACGACTGAGAGCATCTCAGACTCAGACTTTGACTCCAGGTTTTTCGATATTGATCCCCAGGTTTACTTTGCGGATGGAAACAACTGCTGCGGATTCATaccctccctctccttgaTAAATGATGCCAACGGCCCGCAAGGACCATCTCTCTCCTGGCTTAATGACGTCAATTTGGAAGGATATGGACAACCTGGATATGAAGTGGACACAGAAAGATCTGAAAGATCAGAAAGGCCAGGGACCGACCTCTCGTCTCCAATTCCAGATTCTTCGACCGAGGCTGACCACGAGACCGCATATCTGATCCGATATTTTGCTGAACGAATTAGCCCGTGCTTGGATGTGTTTGATATTGAGCGATTCTTTGGACATATTGTCCCCATCAAGGCAATACGAAGTCCTCTTTTACAAAACGCCTTAGCTGCCATCGCCGCAAAGCAATTCGGGAAGACGAAACGGGAGACGTACTCGACGAATCATCAGACGCCTGGTCGGTCGATGCTGGAGCAGTACTCAGAAGTGGCTCACATCGACTGGTTTTACAAAGCCGCAAGTTTCTATGACAAGGCCATCGGCCATATGATGAGATTGTTGCAAACACTACGTGACGGCAGCCCTGCTTCATCACCTGGAAGCacaccatcatcaatggATCTGACATTGAACCTTCATTCAGCAGTGTCACCATCATTTAAGAGGCGCCGGACTGGGAGTATTCAGGATTCTCATAATGTTGTGGACGATCTTTTGGCGGCAATATCCGTGTTTCTTCTCTACGAATCACTCGATAATCGATTTGCAGAAGTCTCTAGGTATAGTGTCTGATTTTACCATCGAAAACTAACTAGCTAATCACGTCTTGAATTAGGCATATGTCTGGTGCTCAATATCTGCTTACATTTAACTTGAAGCAAATCTTCGAAAACACCGAACATAATCCCCG of the Trichoderma breve strain T069 chromosome 4, whole genome shotgun sequence genome contains:
- a CDS encoding fungal specific transcription factor domain-containing protein, which gives rise to MEVSTVPCTLCRKRRVKCDKRLPGCARCEKASRSCPGYNHLRRFLDESQNLRKKFSSAGASPQDSGLIKSVDSRPVTEAPSIASPYSGSLDSILLPTTASGSSDVAQTQATTPTPIPPEIQLTSQNDALQGSSSSLDRAGQGSFSISQDIQDTSFITTESISDSDFDSRFFDIDPQVYFADGNNCCGFIPSLSLINDANGPQGPSLSWLNDVNLEGYGQPGYEVDTERSERSERPGTDLSSPIPDSSTEADHETAYLIRYFAERISPCLDVFDIERFFGHIVPIKAIRSPLLQNALAAIAAKQFGKTKRETYSTNHQTPGRSMLEQYSEVAHIDWFYKAASFYDKAIGHMMRLLQTLRDGSPASSPGSTPSSMDLTLNLHSAVSPSFKRRRTGSIQDSHNVVDDLLAAISVFLLYESLDNRFAEVSRHMSGAQYLLTFNLKQIFENTEHNPRSGAYGLSTRRAWQASFWNIVCIDWVTSYTGEVPPRIDIENLELWKAAGLPMVVVNGIHLPVSLCGDETSGHQLQMTETVACRSLIWVILKTLAFVADEKSGNKIADSSPLDAGKTSGSPPHKIHSWDDISQHLDNWCAALPDTFEPCARIAQRYNNIPTPSDTMPPRSEFQSAFQELFYANAMCATAAVLYHFVQLLLLLHKPLNQKLSESHPEFVAKRLNAYRQLSAQIEGHANEICAISLGRPDDPVRMHMVQPLYIAGLCFEAHEQRTALAQLLATIQRETGYSTTERVANLQQQWGWDSTPPALDVM